Proteins found in one Chthonomonadales bacterium genomic segment:
- a CDS encoding N-acetyltransferase: MGYVVRAERSGDRTAVRAVHVAAFGGRSAEADLVDALRDSPGYVAALSLAAEIDGAVVGHVLLSELTVEREAGPLTLLVLAPLGVRPERQREGVGSALVRAAIREAGRLGYPGIVLVGHPAYYRRFGFISARRIALRIALDVPEDAFMVLPLSIEALLDGGGEVRLPPAFAGV; the protein is encoded by the coding sequence GTGGGCTACGTCGTGCGTGCCGAGCGCAGCGGCGACCGGACCGCTGTTCGGGCGGTCCACGTCGCCGCGTTCGGCGGCCGGTCGGCGGAGGCCGACCTGGTCGACGCCCTGCGCGACTCGCCCGGGTACGTGGCCGCGCTGTCTCTGGCCGCGGAGATCGATGGCGCCGTCGTCGGGCACGTCCTGCTGTCGGAGCTAACGGTGGAGCGCGAGGCGGGACCACTCACTCTGCTCGTGCTCGCGCCGCTCGGTGTGCGGCCGGAGCGGCAGCGGGAGGGCGTCGGTTCGGCCCTGGTGCGCGCGGCGATTCGGGAGGCCGGCCGGCTAGGCTACCCGGGCATCGTGCTGGTCGGTCACCCGGCCTACTACCGGCGCTTCGGCTTCATCTCCGCGCGCCGCATCGCTCTGCGCATCGCGCTCGATGTGCCGGAGGATGCCTTCATGGTGCTTCCGCTCTCGATCGAGGCGCTCCTCGACGGCGGTGGGGAGGTGCGGCTGCCGCCCGCGTTCGCGGGCGTCTGA
- a CDS encoding zf-HC2 domain-containing protein produces the protein MQCDEVRKTLPDFVRGRLDTRASERVRGHMADCNVCRTDLVVARLFAASGAEEVRVKPDGPATRPLARVAQAILVPLLEGDAAEARIGRDHGSVCMWVRNGEEWQERMRMPPQMERALMSWFLTMAGMEPVAGAVGTLRVGWREGIRHVTVTFATADAGDEIRLRVAG, from the coding sequence ATGCAGTGCGACGAGGTACGCAAGACCCTGCCCGACTTCGTCCGGGGTCGCCTGGACACACGGGCGAGCGAGCGCGTGCGGGGGCACATGGCCGACTGCAATGTGTGCCGCACCGACCTCGTGGTGGCGCGGCTGTTCGCGGCCTCGGGCGCGGAGGAGGTGCGCGTAAAGCCCGATGGCCCGGCGACCCGGCCTCTGGCGCGCGTCGCGCAGGCCATCCTGGTGCCGCTCCTGGAGGGCGATGCCGCCGAGGCGCGCATCGGCCGGGACCACGGCTCCGTGTGCATGTGGGTGCGGAACGGTGAGGAATGGCAGGAGCGCATGCGGATGCCGCCGCAGATGGAGCGCGCCCTGATGAGCTGGTTCCTGACGATGGCGGGCATGGAACCCGTGGCCGGCGCCGTGGGAACGCTTCGCGTGGGGTGGCGGGAGGGCATTCGCCACGTGACGGTGACGTTCGCGACAGCGGACGCGGGCGATGAGATTCGGTTGAGGGTTGCGGGCTGA
- a CDS encoding SGNH/GDSL hydrolase family protein, whose product MRVRVRAAVAALVLATLLAALGSTAMAFELRAGDRVVFYGDSITDQRLYTTFVETYVVTRFPRMRITFTHSGWGGDRVTGGGGGPVDLRLARDVLAYRPTMLTIMLGMNDAAYRAFDQGVFDTYARGLEHIVERAKAALPGVRITLIEPSPFDDVTRRPTWDPGYNAVLRRYGEFVADLARRDGLLLADLNTPVVAMLEKADAADHELAQKLIPDRVHPGPGGQLIMAEALLKAWNAPALVSSVTIDAESRQSASVGARVTGLEVDDRVAWTQLDEALPMPINMQDPAVALAVRSSDFVQALNQQPLRVTGLRASRYTLRIDDEAVGTFDREELDKGINLAVRATPMARQAAAVHALTLRHNDLHFTRWRALQVPNQAAPSAAMRRALEAIDAWEADLVRQQRAAAQPVPHRYVLTPGG is encoded by the coding sequence ATGAGAGTGCGCGTTCGCGCGGCCGTGGCCGCGCTGGTTCTGGCGACGCTGCTCGCGGCGCTCGGCTCGACGGCGATGGCCTTCGAGCTCCGCGCGGGCGACCGCGTCGTCTTCTACGGCGACAGCATAACAGATCAGCGGCTCTATACCACGTTCGTCGAGACCTACGTCGTGACCCGTTTCCCGCGGATGCGCATCACGTTCACCCATTCGGGCTGGGGAGGCGATCGGGTGACCGGCGGCGGGGGCGGCCCGGTCGACCTGCGCCTGGCCCGCGACGTGCTTGCGTACCGGCCGACGATGCTCACCATCATGCTGGGCATGAACGACGCTGCGTACCGGGCGTTCGACCAGGGCGTCTTCGACACGTACGCACGCGGCCTGGAGCACATCGTCGAGCGCGCTAAGGCGGCGCTCCCGGGCGTGCGTATCACGCTGATCGAGCCCTCGCCGTTCGACGATGTGACGCGCAGGCCGACGTGGGACCCGGGCTACAACGCCGTCCTGCGCCGCTACGGCGAGTTCGTGGCGGACCTGGCGCGGCGCGACGGCCTGCTCCTGGCGGATCTGAACACGCCCGTCGTGGCGATGCTGGAGAAGGCGGACGCGGCCGACCACGAGCTTGCGCAGAAGCTGATTCCGGACCGCGTGCACCCGGGGCCCGGTGGCCAGCTCATCATGGCCGAGGCGCTGCTGAAGGCGTGGAATGCCCCCGCCCTGGTCTCCTCGGTCACTATCGACGCGGAGAGCCGACAGTCGGCGAGCGTCGGCGCGCGCGTGACCGGCCTCGAGGTCGACGACCGCGTGGCCTGGACGCAACTCGACGAGGCGCTCCCCATGCCGATCAACATGCAGGACCCGGCTGTCGCGCTGGCCGTGCGGTCCTCGGACTTCGTGCAGGCGTTGAACCAGCAGCCGCTGCGCGTGACGGGCCTGAGGGCGAGCCGCTACACGCTGCGCATCGACGACGAGGCGGTGGGGACCTTCGACCGCGAAGAACTGGACAAGGGGATCAACCTGGCCGTCCGCGCGACGCCGATGGCCAGGCAGGCGGCGGCGGTGCACGCGCTGACGCTGCGCCACAACGACCTGCACTTCACGCGCTGGCGCGCGCTTCAGGTGCCGAACCAGGCCGCCCCGTCGGCGGCGATGCGCAGGGCGCTCGAGGCCATCGACGCGTGGGAGGCCGACCTGGTGCGCCAGCAGCGGGCGGCGGCGCAGCCCGTGCCCCATCGCTACGTGCTGACGCCGGGGGGGTAG
- the atpG gene encoding ATP synthase F1 subunit gamma produces the protein MATMRQIRSRIRVAKNIQQITKAMKMVAVARLKRAQDRVQAARPFAERMREVVERLAGAVGDAAQHPLLEQRPVSTVGILIVTADRGMCGGYNSAVIRLAVELATQQEGRDVRLYVIGRKGNAFFRRRGYAVVASPAINANALSHGEAVELARDMTARFEQGEFDELQVVFTEFVTAITQRPRAVKLLPIEPVAGEEGGTPEETIFEPGPRELLGVMLPRYLTTQIYQALLESFASEHGARMTSMSSATDNAGKMISGLTLTLNRARQAAITKEISEIVGGAEALKG, from the coding sequence ATGGCAACCATGCGGCAGATCCGCTCGCGCATCCGGGTCGCGAAGAACATTCAGCAGATCACCAAGGCGATGAAGATGGTCGCCGTCGCGCGGCTCAAGCGCGCTCAGGACCGCGTTCAAGCCGCGCGCCCCTTCGCCGAACGCATGCGCGAGGTGGTTGAGCGTCTGGCCGGGGCGGTCGGCGACGCCGCCCAGCACCCACTGCTTGAGCAGAGGCCCGTGTCCACCGTCGGTATCCTGATCGTCACCGCCGACCGCGGCATGTGCGGAGGGTACAACTCGGCCGTCATCCGTCTGGCCGTCGAGCTCGCCACGCAGCAGGAGGGCCGCGACGTTCGGCTCTACGTGATCGGGCGCAAAGGAAACGCCTTCTTCCGCCGCCGCGGATATGCCGTCGTGGCCTCGCCGGCCATCAACGCCAACGCCCTGAGCCACGGCGAGGCGGTGGAGCTCGCGCGGGACATGACGGCTCGCTTCGAACAGGGCGAGTTCGACGAGCTCCAGGTCGTGTTCACCGAGTTCGTGACAGCCATCACGCAGCGACCGCGGGCCGTCAAGCTCCTCCCGATCGAGCCCGTGGCCGGCGAGGAGGGCGGCACGCCCGAGGAGACGATCTTCGAGCCCGGACCGCGGGAGTTGCTCGGCGTGATGCTGCCCCGCTATCTCACGACCCAGATCTACCAGGCGCTGCTGGAATCCTTTGCCAGCGAGCATGGCGCCCGGATGACCTCGATGAGCTCCGCGACCGACAACGCCGGCAAGATGATCAGCGGCCTGACGCTCACGCTGAACCGTGCGCGCCAGGCGGCTATCACGAAGGAGATATCGGAGATCGTGGGCGGCGCCGAGGCGCTCAAGGGCTGA
- a CDS encoding peroxiredoxin, with protein sequence MTEATAAPLSPGLVRLNEPAPDFSATTTQGPITLSGYAGKWVVLFSHPADFTPVCTTEFVELARLNPEFEKRNTQLIGLSIDSVYAHIAWVRNIEEHFGVRVPFPVIADLSTKVAQLYGMIHPGAESTATVRCVFLIDDKRVVRAMLYYPLTNGRNIDEILRLLDALQTHDARNVVTPANWRPGQPVIVKPPVTQQDAEKRIGEGFETRDWYFARKEL encoded by the coding sequence ATGACTGAAGCCACGGCCGCCCCGCTGTCTCCTGGCCTTGTCCGGCTCAACGAGCCAGCGCCGGACTTCTCCGCCACGACCACGCAGGGGCCCATCACGCTCTCCGGCTATGCCGGAAAGTGGGTCGTCCTCTTCTCGCACCCGGCGGACTTCACCCCCGTATGCACCACGGAGTTCGTGGAGCTCGCTCGCCTGAACCCTGAGTTCGAGAAGCGCAACACGCAGCTCATCGGGCTCTCCATCGACAGCGTCTACGCGCACATCGCCTGGGTTCGCAACATCGAGGAGCACTTCGGTGTCAGGGTACCCTTCCCCGTGATCGCCGACCTCAGTACGAAGGTCGCACAGCTCTACGGAATGATTCACCCCGGCGCCGAGTCCACCGCCACCGTCCGCTGCGTCTTCCTGATCGACGACAAGCGCGTGGTGCGCGCGATGCTCTACTACCCACTCACCAACGGGCGCAACATTGACGAGATCCTGCGGCTGCTGGACGCGCTCCAGACCCACGACGCGCGGAACGTCGTGACTCCCGCCAACTGGCGTCCGGGCCAACCGGTCATCGTTAAGCCGCCGGTTACGCAGCAGGACGCTGAGAAGCGCATCGGCGAGGGCTTCGAGACCAGGGACTGGTACTTCGCGCGCAAGGAGTTGTGA
- the nusB gene encoding transcription antitermination factor NusB: MLADGPGQVQDAETRSRAALAEAKVALQRLAVGDPVVGRALESIASLGNRRAAQIEQVFRKHLGPSVASAAFARALVGGVLAHGEEIDARLAALSTGWALERQAAVDRNIMRLAAYEMLYVPEIPMGASINEAIEMAKKYSTDESGRFVNGVLGTLAGQLDRPGGAGEGADT, translated from the coding sequence ATGCTGGCGGATGGGCCCGGGCAGGTGCAGGACGCCGAAACGCGTTCCCGCGCGGCGCTCGCCGAGGCGAAGGTGGCGCTACAGCGGCTTGCCGTTGGAGATCCCGTGGTCGGCCGTGCGCTGGAGTCCATTGCCTCGCTGGGGAACCGGCGCGCCGCGCAGATCGAGCAGGTGTTCCGCAAGCACCTCGGGCCCTCGGTCGCCTCGGCAGCCTTCGCCCGCGCGCTCGTAGGCGGAGTGCTCGCCCATGGCGAGGAGATCGACGCGAGGCTCGCGGCGCTGTCCACCGGATGGGCACTCGAGCGGCAGGCGGCCGTCGACCGCAACATCATGCGCCTGGCCGCCTACGAGATGCTCTACGTGCCCGAGATTCCGATGGGGGCGTCGATCAACGAAGCCATCGAGATGGCGAAGAAGTACAGCACGGACGAGTCCGGGCGGTTCGTCAACGGTGTGCTCGGCACTCTGGCCGGGCAACTCGACAGGCCGGGAGGAGCGGGTGAGGGCGCGGATACTTGA
- the folD gene encoding bifunctional methylenetetrahydrofolate dehydrogenase/methenyltetrahydrofolate cyclohydrolase FolD, which yields MRARILDGQATARDVRAEVKEAVARLRAEHGVAPCLTAVLAGDDPASAAYVAMKRKACGWVGVDSRVETLAADVSQAQVEAIIDRLNADRAVDGVLVQHPLPRHLDESAILARLSPGKDVDGISQSSLGALVAGRAGFLSCTPFGIMVLLERHGIALSGQRAVVIGRSIILGKPMALMLLRADATVTVCHSRTRDLPAIVREGDIVVAAVGRPEMVRGDWLKPGAVLVDAGYNRVEGREGDVGDAHFESCSVVASWITPVPGGVGPMTIAMLLRNTLEAARARAGARSTGGDG from the coding sequence GTGAGGGCGCGGATACTTGACGGGCAGGCCACGGCGCGCGACGTGCGGGCGGAGGTGAAGGAGGCCGTTGCGCGGCTGCGCGCCGAGCACGGCGTAGCTCCGTGCCTGACCGCCGTGCTCGCCGGCGACGATCCGGCCTCGGCGGCCTACGTCGCCATGAAGCGCAAGGCGTGCGGCTGGGTCGGCGTTGACTCCCGAGTCGAGACCCTGGCGGCGGACGTGTCGCAGGCCCAGGTCGAGGCGATCATCGATCGGCTGAACGCCGATAGGGCGGTCGATGGCGTCCTCGTGCAGCACCCGCTGCCCCGTCACCTCGACGAGAGCGCCATCCTCGCGCGGCTGAGCCCCGGCAAGGACGTGGACGGCATCTCGCAGTCCAGTCTGGGCGCGCTGGTGGCCGGGCGCGCCGGCTTCCTCTCGTGCACGCCGTTCGGCATCATGGTGCTCCTCGAGCGCCACGGCATCGCGCTGAGCGGCCAGCGCGCGGTCGTGATCGGGCGCAGCATCATCCTGGGCAAGCCGATGGCGCTGATGCTGCTGCGCGCGGACGCCACGGTCACGGTGTGCCACAGCCGCACGCGCGATCTTCCCGCCATCGTGCGCGAGGGCGACATCGTGGTGGCCGCGGTCGGGCGCCCGGAGATGGTTCGCGGTGACTGGCTGAAGCCGGGCGCCGTGCTCGTGGATGCCGGCTACAACCGGGTGGAGGGCCGCGAGGGCGATGTGGGCGACGCGCACTTCGAATCGTGCAGCGTCGTGGCCTCCTGGATTACGCCCGTTCCCGGGGGCGTCGGCCCGATGACCATCGCCATGCTCCTGCGCAACACGCTGGAGGCGGCGCGGGCGCGCGCGGGCGCGCGCTCCACGGGCGGCGATGGGTAG
- a CDS encoding mechanosensitive ion channel family protein encodes MGSRYLTAEFWQHLAQETTRSVTSSGVHILVVLALYFAAQTTLNRLIDATLTRLVAREGAGRQGERAARLLTLQGLVKSIVGYVLFFVAAVMVVDALGVNVTGLLTTAGIGGLAIGFGAQRLVRDVISGFFLIMEDQFAVGDYVTIGPATGVVVELGMRITRLHDDLGRVWVLANGDISAVTNHSRGPTISYVDVSVPIAANLARAREAIDAVGRDLHAERPSALLEPPGVMGVAAFDSAQTTLRVGLAADPRTVPVEQLRLRDAIRARFVEEGILSRPEEGDG; translated from the coding sequence ATGGGTAGCCGCTACCTCACGGCGGAGTTCTGGCAGCACCTGGCGCAGGAGACGACGCGCTCCGTCACCTCGAGCGGCGTCCACATTCTGGTGGTGCTCGCGCTCTACTTCGCGGCGCAAACGACACTCAACCGCCTCATCGACGCCACGCTCACGCGGCTCGTGGCCCGCGAGGGGGCCGGCCGCCAGGGCGAGCGCGCCGCCCGCCTCCTAACCCTTCAGGGGCTCGTCAAGAGCATCGTCGGCTACGTGCTCTTCTTCGTGGCGGCGGTCATGGTGGTGGACGCGCTCGGCGTCAACGTCACGGGGCTGCTCACCACGGCGGGGATCGGCGGCCTGGCCATCGGGTTCGGGGCGCAGCGCCTCGTGCGCGACGTGATCTCGGGCTTTTTCCTCATCATGGAGGACCAGTTCGCGGTCGGCGACTACGTGACCATCGGCCCGGCGACCGGCGTGGTGGTGGAGCTCGGGATGCGGATCACTCGGCTACATGATGACCTCGGGCGCGTGTGGGTGCTGGCCAACGGCGACATCAGCGCCGTCACCAACCACTCGCGCGGTCCGACGATCTCGTACGTGGACGTGTCGGTGCCGATCGCGGCGAACCTGGCGCGGGCGCGAGAGGCCATCGACGCCGTGGGTCGGGACCTGCACGCGGAGCGGCCCTCGGCGCTCCTGGAGCCTCCAGGGGTGATGGGCGTGGCGGCTTTCGACAGCGCCCAGACGACGCTTCGGGTGGGCCTCGCCGCGGACCCCCGCACGGTCCCGGTCGAGCAACTCCGCCTGCGCGACGCGATTCGGGCGCGGTTCGTGGAGGAGGGCATCCTCTCGCGCCCGGAGGAGGGGGACGGATGA
- the atpD gene encoding F0F1 ATP synthase subunit beta, with protein MSTGTLVQVQGPVVDVAFAPGELPAILNAITIEDAARDIHLTVEVAQHLGDDVVRCIAMSSTDGLVRGMDAADTGGPISVPVGRETLGRVLNLLGQPIDERGPVTTAERWPIHRPAPSYEDQAATTEVLETGLKVIDLLTPYLKGGKIGLFGGAGLGKTVLIQELITNIATEHGGFSVFAGVGERTREGNDLWLEMNESGVIEKTAMVFGQMNEPPGARLRVALSGLTLSEYFRDVEGQDVLLFVDNIFRFVQAGSEVSALLGRIPSAVGYQPTLGSEMGALQERITSTRKGSVTSVQAIYVPADDPTDPAPATTFAHLDAYTYLERRIVEKGIYPAVDPLVSTSRILDPRIVGEEHYEVARSVQQILQRYKELQDIIAILGIDELSDDDRLVVARARRIERFLSQPFRVAQQFTGVEGKYVPLKETVRSFKEVIEGKHDDLPEQAFYMVGGIDEVVEKGKSIGTE; from the coding sequence ATGAGCACAGGAACACTCGTCCAGGTCCAGGGGCCCGTGGTCGACGTCGCCTTTGCGCCCGGCGAGTTGCCGGCGATCCTGAACGCTATCACCATCGAGGACGCCGCGCGCGACATCCATCTGACCGTGGAAGTGGCGCAGCATCTTGGCGACGATGTGGTGCGATGCATCGCCATGTCGTCGACGGATGGGTTGGTGCGCGGGATGGACGCGGCCGATACGGGCGGGCCGATCTCGGTGCCGGTCGGACGCGAGACGCTCGGCCGCGTGCTCAACCTCCTCGGCCAGCCGATCGATGAGCGCGGCCCCGTCACGACGGCGGAGCGATGGCCCATCCATCGCCCGGCGCCCTCCTATGAGGACCAGGCCGCGACGACGGAGGTCCTGGAAACCGGGCTCAAGGTCATCGATCTGCTCACGCCCTACCTGAAGGGTGGGAAGATCGGCCTGTTCGGAGGCGCCGGGCTGGGCAAGACCGTGCTCATCCAGGAGCTCATCACGAACATCGCCACGGAGCACGGCGGCTTCTCCGTGTTTGCGGGGGTGGGGGAGCGGACGCGCGAGGGCAACGACCTGTGGCTGGAGATGAACGAGTCCGGCGTGATCGAGAAGACCGCGATGGTCTTCGGTCAGATGAACGAGCCGCCAGGAGCGCGCCTGCGCGTGGCGCTGTCGGGCCTCACGCTCTCGGAGTACTTCCGCGACGTGGAGGGGCAGGACGTGCTGCTCTTTGTCGACAACATCTTCCGCTTCGTGCAGGCGGGCTCCGAGGTGTCGGCGCTCCTCGGGCGAATCCCATCGGCCGTGGGCTACCAACCGACGCTTGGGAGCGAGATGGGGGCGCTTCAGGAGCGCATTACGTCTACCCGCAAGGGCTCCGTCACCTCCGTGCAGGCCATCTACGTGCCAGCCGACGACCCCACGGACCCGGCGCCGGCGACGACCTTCGCGCACCTCGACGCTTACACGTACCTGGAGCGGCGCATCGTTGAGAAGGGCATCTACCCGGCGGTGGACCCGCTGGTGTCGACGTCGCGCATCCTGGATCCCCGCATCGTGGGCGAGGAGCACTACGAGGTGGCGCGCTCCGTGCAGCAGATCCTGCAGCGGTACAAGGAGCTTCAGGACATCATCGCCATCCTCGGGATCGACGAGCTCTCCGACGACGACAGGCTCGTCGTTGCCCGGGCGCGGCGCATCGAGCGGTTCCTCTCACAGCCGTTTCGTGTCGCCCAGCAGTTCACGGGCGTCGAGGGCAAGTACGTGCCGCTCAAGGAGACCGTGCGCTCGTTCAAGGAGGTCATCGAGGGCAAGCATGATGACCTGCCGGAGCAGGCCTTCTACATGGTGGGCGGCATCGACGAGGTTGTGGAGAAGGGGAAGAGCATCGGGACCGAGTAG
- the atpC gene encoding ATP synthase F1 subunit epsilon — protein sequence MATFHLELVTPDRVVFSDRVRSVRVPGIEGALGVMAGHAPLMTALAVGPVKVEFENGDIEFIATSGGFVDVGRNRVTVLTDTAERADDIDVVRVEEAIARARLALAGGGTESYERAHESLERATNRLRVVQMREHP from the coding sequence ATGGCAACGTTCCATCTAGAGCTAGTGACGCCGGATCGCGTGGTCTTTTCGGACCGCGTCCGCTCGGTGCGCGTCCCCGGCATCGAGGGCGCGCTCGGGGTGATGGCCGGTCACGCGCCGCTGATGACGGCGCTCGCAGTTGGACCGGTGAAGGTCGAGTTCGAGAACGGTGACATCGAGTTCATCGCGACGAGCGGCGGGTTCGTGGATGTCGGCCGCAACCGCGTGACCGTCCTCACCGACACCGCCGAGCGAGCCGACGACATCGACGTGGTGCGGGTTGAGGAGGCCATCGCCCGCGCCCGCCTGGCCCTTGCAGGCGGCGGTACCGAGAGCTACGAGCGAGCGCACGAGTCGCTGGAGCGGGCCACCAATCGGCTGCGCGTGGTCCAGATGCGCGAGCACCCGTAG
- the pilM gene encoding pilus assembly protein PilM has product MALASSARRRQHASHAVAVYIGRDQVRAVEVDTRGGQSAVTRCGQAPAPGDAWDRLGETRPQLVQAIRGALAAGGITATHVVTALPRRMVTLKYARLPHAPAEHVRGMVELEAQQYVPFPMADAVIDHQVIVDDADDLTTVLIAAARRTTVAELMAVFDAAGLHVDSLSVSALGLAEHAAGSVAPVALVAIEPGEMEVAVVGGGRVLFTRAAALESDAAGGGRDRQLASEVSRSLIAYRNEFRAGQVTRVEVAGPEAESAAAREVLGSALQADVEPLRSALFTTRPEDAGAYAVAAGLALEAAGGGLSRINLTPSERTERRQAVRRRFATGVALAVTAVVLVVGAFATQAALTRQKAERSAMLRENQKLRTVERALKEVRAEHSELVEDYSAVVSGLGRRLPVVDAVKALSDATPASGGVYLTQLSFDRAGAMTVQGKAKAENAATRMVSALQATGAFDEVRLGYIGDAAGDRSRPRGAAALVPGPSPLTDLSFQIVCRLHRDPPAGSGPGPRATRETAPSDEEGVTVASDRRLDIRQ; this is encoded by the coding sequence TTGGCACTGGCTAGCAGCGCACGGCGGCGACAGCACGCCTCGCACGCCGTGGCCGTCTACATCGGACGCGATCAGGTTCGCGCCGTCGAGGTCGACACGCGCGGAGGCCAATCCGCCGTCACCCGGTGCGGGCAGGCGCCCGCACCGGGTGACGCCTGGGATCGGCTCGGTGAGACGCGGCCTCAGCTCGTTCAGGCCATCCGCGGAGCGCTCGCCGCGGGCGGCATCACCGCCACTCACGTGGTGACGGCGCTGCCGCGGCGCATGGTGACACTGAAGTATGCTCGCCTTCCCCATGCGCCCGCGGAGCACGTGCGGGGCATGGTCGAGCTCGAGGCCCAGCAGTACGTTCCCTTCCCCATGGCGGACGCCGTGATCGACCACCAGGTCATCGTCGACGATGCGGACGACCTGACGACGGTGCTGATCGCGGCCGCGCGCCGCACGACGGTCGCCGAGTTGATGGCGGTGTTCGACGCCGCCGGCCTGCACGTCGACAGCCTGTCGGTCTCGGCCCTCGGCCTGGCCGAGCATGCGGCCGGCAGCGTCGCGCCCGTCGCGCTCGTGGCCATCGAGCCGGGCGAGATGGAGGTGGCGGTGGTGGGCGGCGGGCGCGTGCTCTTCACGCGGGCGGCCGCGCTCGAGTCGGACGCCGCCGGCGGCGGACGCGACCGCCAGTTGGCTTCGGAGGTCTCGCGCTCGTTGATCGCCTACCGAAACGAGTTCCGCGCCGGCCAGGTCACCCGGGTGGAGGTGGCCGGCCCCGAGGCCGAGAGCGCGGCTGCCCGAGAGGTGCTGGGCAGCGCGCTCCAGGCGGACGTGGAGCCGCTGCGCAGCGCCCTGTTCACCACGAGGCCAGAGGATGCCGGCGCCTACGCCGTGGCGGCCGGCCTCGCGCTCGAGGCGGCTGGGGGCGGCCTCAGCCGCATCAACCTGACGCCTTCGGAGCGAACCGAGCGCCGCCAGGCGGTGCGTCGGCGGTTCGCGACGGGGGTCGCGCTCGCGGTCACGGCGGTCGTCCTGGTGGTTGGCGCCTTCGCGACGCAGGCCGCCCTCACCCGCCAGAAGGCCGAACGCAGCGCCATGCTGCGTGAGAACCAGAAGCTGCGCACCGTGGAGCGCGCCCTGAAGGAGGTCCGAGCGGAGCACTCGGAGCTCGTCGAGGACTACAGCGCCGTGGTGAGCGGCCTGGGCCGCCGCCTCCCCGTGGTGGACGCCGTGAAGGCGCTCTCCGACGCGACGCCGGCCAGCGGCGGCGTCTACCTGACACAGCTCAGCTTCGATCGCGCCGGCGCCATGACGGTGCAGGGCAAGGCGAAGGCCGAGAACGCGGCGACTCGGATGGTGTCCGCCCTCCAGGCCACGGGCGCGTTCGACGAGGTGCGCCTCGGATACATCGGCGATGCCGCCGGCGACCGGTCTCGCCCACGGGGCGCGGCCGCGCTCGTTCCCGGCCCCTCGCCCTTGACCGACCTGAGCTTCCAGATCGTCTGCCGGCTCCATCGGGACCCGCCCGCCGGCTCCGGGCCGGGCCCGAGGGCGACGCGCGAGACCGCGCCCTCGGACGAGGAAGGCGTAACCGTGGCGTCTGATCGTCGTCTGGATATTCGGCAATGA